The following are encoded in a window of Salinibacter grassmerensis genomic DNA:
- a CDS encoding TerC family protein produces the protein MEWIASPEAWIALGALTVLEIVLGIDNIVFISILSNKLPAKQQPLARRVGLGLALAGRVVLLLSISWVMSLTAPLFSVLAHAFSGRDLILLIGGFFLIGKATTEIHDKLEGEDGATEARAEVTFTSVIAQIFLLDLVFSLDSVITAVGMAEHVEVMIAAVTIAIFIMMASAETISSFIEAHPTLKMLALSFLLLIGVTLVAEGLGQHIPKGYIYSAMAFSVLVEVLNLSAVREDEAAAEEPVHLHRPRLRRAVERAVEEER, from the coding sequence ATGGAGTGGATCGCCTCCCCCGAAGCGTGGATCGCGCTCGGTGCGCTGACGGTCCTTGAGATCGTCTTGGGCATCGACAACATCGTATTTATCTCGATCCTGTCGAACAAGCTGCCCGCGAAGCAGCAGCCCCTCGCGCGGCGGGTTGGACTGGGATTGGCCCTTGCCGGGCGCGTCGTGCTTCTGCTCTCGATCAGCTGGGTGATGTCCCTCACCGCACCGCTCTTCTCGGTGCTGGCGCACGCCTTCAGTGGGCGCGACTTGATTTTGCTGATCGGCGGATTCTTTCTCATCGGCAAGGCGACGACGGAGATCCACGACAAATTGGAAGGGGAGGACGGGGCGACGGAGGCCCGGGCCGAGGTGACCTTCACGAGCGTCATTGCCCAAATCTTTCTGCTCGATCTCGTCTTCTCCCTGGATTCCGTGATTACGGCGGTGGGGATGGCCGAGCACGTCGAGGTCATGATCGCCGCCGTCACCATCGCCATCTTCATCATGATGGCGTCGGCGGAGACCATCTCGTCCTTCATCGAGGCGCACCCCACCCTGAAGATGTTGGCGCTGAGCTTTCTTCTCCTGATCGGGGTTACGCTCGTGGCGGAGGGGCTGGGGCAGCACATCCCGAAGGGCTACATCTACTCCGCGATGGCGTTCTCGGTGCTGGTGGAGGTGCTCAACCTGAGTGCTGTACGGGAGGACGAAGCGGCGGCGGAAGAACCGGTCCACCTGCACCGGCCCCGGCTGCGGCGGGCGGTGGAGCGCGCCGTGGAAGAAGAGCGTTGA
- the argH gene encoding argininosuccinate lyase, which yields MSTPIWDHDTTTPTEDWVHRFTVGDDYEWDRLLLPYDVRASRAHAWGLRQIDVLSETEWTRIGGALDALLDAFDDGEVTVTPEDEDCHTVIERFVTEHAGTAGEKLHTGRSRNDQVLAALRLYLRDALATIGGQAAALADVLCELADRHPDVLMPGYTHLQRAMPSTAALWALGYAETLAGDLDALRHARRRINVSPLGSAAGYGVPVIDLPRTAVADRLGFRTVQTHATAVQLSRGKHELAVSHACTQVGATCNRLASDLVLFATAEFDFVDLPPEHCTGSSIMPQKQNPDVLELARAYHPRLAAEMQHLATGPSNLPGGYHRDLQLTKAAAMRSVEMTSDVLTALTEVARGVTFNPNQTRAACTPALLATQRALAQVAEGVPFRSAYQQAAAEDTAPGPIDPDAVLDAYETDGTPGQERPDLVRSQIDTHSDWTAAF from the coding sequence ATGAGCACACCGATCTGGGACCACGACACGACGACGCCCACCGAGGACTGGGTCCACCGGTTTACGGTCGGAGACGATTATGAATGGGACCGCCTGCTGCTGCCCTATGACGTACGGGCGAGCCGCGCCCACGCCTGGGGCCTCCGCCAGATCGACGTGCTTTCGGAGACGGAGTGGACGCGGATCGGCGGCGCGCTGGACGCCCTCCTCGACGCGTTCGACGACGGAGAGGTGACCGTCACGCCCGAGGACGAGGACTGCCACACCGTGATCGAGCGGTTCGTGACCGAGCACGCCGGGACGGCCGGCGAGAAGCTGCACACGGGGCGCTCGCGCAACGACCAGGTGCTCGCCGCACTCCGGCTCTATCTCCGCGACGCCCTCGCCACAATCGGGGGCCAGGCCGCCGCCCTCGCCGACGTGCTGTGCGAGCTCGCAGACCGGCATCCGGACGTTCTCATGCCGGGCTACACCCACCTGCAGCGGGCCATGCCGTCTACCGCCGCCCTCTGGGCACTGGGGTACGCGGAGACGCTGGCGGGCGACCTCGATGCGCTCCGCCACGCCCGCCGCCGGATCAACGTCTCCCCCCTCGGCAGCGCCGCGGGCTACGGCGTGCCCGTAATCGACCTGCCACGCACGGCCGTGGCCGACCGCCTCGGCTTCCGCACCGTGCAGACCCACGCCACGGCCGTGCAGCTGAGCCGGGGCAAGCACGAACTCGCCGTTAGCCACGCCTGCACGCAGGTCGGCGCCACCTGCAACCGGCTAGCGTCCGACCTCGTCCTCTTCGCTACCGCCGAGTTCGACTTCGTGGACCTGCCGCCGGAGCACTGCACCGGCAGCAGCATCATGCCGCAGAAGCAGAATCCGGACGTGCTGGAGTTGGCGCGGGCCTATCACCCCCGCCTCGCCGCCGAGATGCAACACCTCGCGACCGGCCCCTCGAACCTACCCGGCGGGTACCACCGCGACCTCCAGCTCACGAAAGCGGCGGCCATGCGCAGCGTAGAGATGACCTCCGACGTGCTCACCGCGCTGACCGAGGTGGCTCGCGGCGTCACGTTCAATCCCAACCAGACGCGGGCCGCGTGCACCCCAGCCCTCCTCGCTACCCAGCGGGCGCTGGCGCAGGTCGCGGAGGGCGTGCCCTTCCGGTCCGCCTACCAGCAGGCTGCGGCCGAGGATACTGCCCCGGGCCCCATCGATCCCGATGCCGTCCTCGACGCGTACGAGACCGACGGCACCCCCGGCCAGGAGCGTCCCGACCTCGTGCGGAGCCAGATCGACACCCACAGCGACTGGACCGCCGCCTTCTAA
- a CDS encoding M20/M25/M40 family metallo-hydrolase: protein MHSSSSSSTTDAVDLLKELIRFPSLSGEEAAIADFVEAHVRRAGVDVLRHDDNIAFGVGAGEDTLLLNSHLDVVPPSSDHPYEPFEPVETDGVLYGRGSVDAKASGAAMTMALLSLAAEGWAPSDGQLLVGLTTHEESGGVRNGLQDLRPELPSLSAAVVGEPTTLRPCVAQKGLLILKIHARGTAAHAGRSHLGENAIPAALAAIQQLEALPLNREAPHLGAPTATVTTIEGGDAHNVVPEHCVFTVDLRTTPAYTHDEIADQVSEAVDAEVEVYSDRLVPCATPRDARIAQAAQSARPNAQPFGSPTSSDWVFLHDVPTVKMGPGPSTRSHTATERIEVDEVRRAVVVYRDLIRAYFSTTRDHP, encoded by the coding sequence ATGCACTCCTCCTCTTCTTCGAGCACCACCGACGCCGTTGACCTTCTAAAGGAGCTCATCCGCTTCCCCTCCCTCAGCGGAGAGGAGGCGGCAATTGCCGACTTCGTGGAGGCCCACGTCCGGCGCGCCGGGGTCGACGTGCTGCGGCACGACGACAACATCGCCTTCGGCGTCGGCGCAGGTGAGGACACGCTTCTGCTGAACTCGCACCTCGACGTCGTGCCGCCGTCGAGCGACCACCCGTACGAGCCGTTCGAGCCGGTCGAGACCGACGGCGTCCTCTACGGCCGGGGCAGTGTAGACGCGAAGGCCAGCGGCGCCGCGATGACGATGGCGCTGCTCTCCCTGGCGGCGGAGGGGTGGGCCCCAAGCGATGGACAGCTCCTCGTCGGCCTCACCACGCACGAGGAGTCCGGCGGCGTCAGAAACGGGCTGCAGGACCTCCGTCCCGAACTTCCGTCCCTTTCCGCCGCCGTCGTAGGCGAACCCACCACACTTCGCCCCTGCGTCGCGCAGAAGGGCCTGCTCATCCTCAAGATCCACGCCCGAGGAACGGCCGCGCACGCCGGCCGGTCGCATCTCGGCGAAAACGCGATTCCGGCGGCCCTGGCGGCGATCCAGCAGCTCGAGGCCCTTCCCCTGAACCGGGAGGCCCCGCACCTCGGTGCGCCAACCGCGACGGTCACCACCATCGAGGGCGGCGACGCACACAACGTGGTGCCCGAGCACTGCGTCTTCACCGTCGACCTCCGCACCACGCCCGCCTACACGCACGACGAGATTGCGGATCAGGTGTCCGAGGCGGTGGACGCGGAGGTGGAGGTCTACAGCGACCGCCTCGTGCCCTGCGCCACGCCCAGAGACGCGCGGATCGCCCAGGCCGCCCAGTCTGCCCGGCCCAACGCCCAGCCCTTCGGGTCTCCTACCTCGTCGGATTGGGTCTTCCTTCACGACGTGCCCACGGTCAAGATGGGACCGGGCCCGAGCACCCGCTCGCACACCGCCACGGAGCGCATCGAGGTGGACGAGGTGAGACGGGCCGTCGTCGTCTACCGGGATTTGATCCGGGCCTACTTTTCGACCACCCGTGATCACCCGTGA
- the argB gene encoding acetylglutamate kinase, whose translation MPPQKPSPTVIKISGSLLDEASAPTGLWPGVQALHEDAPVVLVHGGGTQMTALADRLGHTPERVQGRRITTDLDLKIAQWAMRGSLNTTLVSEAQQHDLTAVGISGADAALVQVSKRPAWDVNGKTVDFGWVGDIEHVDPSLLNGLLDRSLVPVVAPLGIDDGGQVYNVNADTVARALAEALAAEQLLYVTEAGAVRRDAGNPESRLNACTPATARQGIADGWIDGGMRVKVETALDALDGPVGEVHICGPDDLLSRSRATEIVRRS comes from the coding sequence ATGCCTCCGCAAAAGCCCTCCCCGACCGTCATCAAGATTAGCGGATCGCTTCTCGATGAGGCGAGCGCACCCACAGGGCTGTGGCCCGGCGTGCAGGCGCTGCACGAGGACGCCCCGGTGGTGCTCGTTCACGGCGGCGGCACGCAGATGACCGCCCTCGCGGATCGACTCGGCCACACGCCGGAGCGGGTCCAGGGCCGCCGCATCACGACCGACCTCGACCTTAAGATTGCGCAGTGGGCCATGCGGGGCTCGCTCAACACGACCCTCGTCTCAGAAGCACAGCAGCACGACCTCACCGCGGTGGGGATCTCCGGGGCCGACGCCGCCCTGGTCCAGGTCTCGAAGCGTCCGGCGTGGGACGTCAATGGAAAGACCGTCGATTTTGGATGGGTCGGCGACATCGAGCACGTGGACCCGTCGCTCCTGAACGGGCTTCTGGATCGGTCACTGGTTCCCGTCGTGGCCCCCCTCGGCATCGACGACGGGGGGCAGGTCTACAACGTGAACGCCGACACGGTTGCCCGTGCGCTGGCTGAGGCCCTGGCGGCCGAGCAGTTGCTCTACGTCACCGAGGCGGGAGCCGTGCGCCGGGACGCCGGGAATCCCGAGTCCCGCCTTAACGCCTGCACCCCGGCCACCGCCAGGCAAGGAATCGCGGACGGCTGGATCGATGGGGGCATGCGCGTGAAGGTCGAAACGGCACTCGACGCCCTCGACGGCCCCGTCGGCGAGGTTCACATCTGCGGTCCGGACGACCTTCTGTCCCGGTCCCGAGCAACAGAAATCGTGCGCCGATCGTGA
- a CDS encoding N-acetylornithine carbamoyltransferase, giving the protein MPTSPPTPTSSSSDTDDDLQHVLRVDAFSDATWDALRHAAVQHRHDDTLHAGAASGSSLGLIFMNPSLRTRTSMEGAAAHLGAHHTTLVPGNGSWDLEWTEGAVMDGGPAEHVRDAIGVLSRYHDALGVRVFASGTDYAADEQDTLIRTIAEHATVPVINLESAGAHPCQGLSDAALLTERFGEDLADKTFVLSWAPHPKPLPMAVPNTALRTAARCGMDVTVARPDTHALAPKVMAEAEALAKGQGGSVSATSDQAAAAENADVVYAKSWGGPLMYENPEAESEARAARSDWRITADLMAHSREGLFMHCLPVRRNVVVDDAVLDGPRAAHLDQAEYRLHAQKALLEYVWSL; this is encoded by the coding sequence ATGCCAACCTCCCCACCCACGCCGACCTCGTCGTCCTCCGACACGGACGACGATCTGCAGCACGTCCTCCGCGTCGACGCGTTTTCGGACGCGACCTGGGACGCCCTCCGTCACGCTGCCGTGCAGCATCGACACGACGACACCCTACACGCCGGGGCCGCTTCGGGCTCGTCGCTCGGGCTTATCTTCATGAACCCCTCGCTCCGCACGCGCACCTCGATGGAAGGGGCCGCCGCCCACCTCGGGGCCCACCATACCACCCTGGTGCCGGGCAATGGGAGCTGGGATCTGGAGTGGACGGAGGGGGCCGTGATGGATGGGGGCCCGGCCGAGCACGTCCGGGACGCGATCGGCGTGCTGTCGCGCTACCATGATGCCCTGGGCGTCCGCGTCTTCGCCTCCGGCACCGACTACGCCGCGGACGAGCAGGACACGCTCATCCGCACCATCGCCGAGCACGCGACGGTGCCAGTCATCAACCTGGAGTCGGCCGGGGCGCACCCGTGCCAGGGCCTCTCCGACGCGGCCCTGCTCACCGAGCGGTTCGGGGAGGACCTCGCGGACAAAACCTTCGTCCTCTCGTGGGCCCCCCACCCGAAGCCCCTGCCAATGGCCGTGCCGAACACAGCACTCCGCACGGCGGCCCGTTGTGGCATGGACGTGACCGTGGCCCGCCCCGACACGCACGCCCTGGCCCCGAAAGTGATGGCCGAGGCGGAGGCGCTGGCCAAGGGGCAGGGCGGGTCGGTCTCGGCGACAAGCGACCAGGCGGCCGCGGCGGAGAACGCCGACGTGGTCTACGCCAAGTCGTGGGGCGGCCCGCTCATGTACGAGAACCCGGAGGCCGAGTCCGAGGCCCGGGCGGCACGCTCCGACTGGCGCATCACCGCGGACCTGATGGCGCACAGCCGGGAGGGCCTCTTCATGCACTGCCTGCCCGTGCGCCGCAACGTGGTGGTGGACGACGCGGTGCTCGACGGTCCGCGTGCCGCCCACCTCGACCAGGCCGAGTATCGCCTTCACGCGCAGAAAGCACTGCTTGAGTACGTCTGGAGCCTCTGA